In Nocardioides jishulii, the DNA window GAGCAGTCCGAAGCTGTCCTGACCGATCGCGACCCCGCCGACGAAGTGGCCGCGAGCGTTGACGGCGTCGGCGACCACGCGCAGGCGGTTGGCCTCCGCCTCCAGCACGTCGGGATCGATCCGGAGACGCGGAGCGACCGGCTCCCTCATCGCGCACGCCCGACGACGACGTCGGCCAGACCCAGCCGATCGGCTGCCTCGGCCACGATGCGGGCGGCCAGCGAATCGCTGCTCCCCCACACCCGCTGGGCGTGCGACTGCACCTGTCCCAGCGCGTCGAGCTGGGCAGCCCGCAGCGCCGACATCACCGCGCGCGCCAGGGCGTCGCCGGGCGGCGACGCGGTCGCGGTGAAGCGGAGGCCGCGCAGCACCCCGACGGCGTCGACCTCGGCCTCGACGCCCGGCGCCGAGCCCCGGCCCCGGACCGCGCCCACGGCAGTCTGGAACTCCTGGGCTCGCAGCATCTGCTCGGTGGCGGCCTGCGCCTGCGCGTCGATGCGGGCGAGGACGTCGTCTGTTGTCTCGTGCGTGACTGTCTCGTGCGTGACCATGCGCCCACCCTCGCCCTGCGACGACGACGCCGGGCCAAGCTCTCCACAACGCCGAGGTCAGCACGAACGTGTGCACGGACGGTGGCCGTCAACCTGTGGAAAAAGCCCCGGGGGGGCGGTGCTGTGGTGCCCCAGGCAAGAGTCGAACTTGCGACCTTTCGCTTAGGAGGCGGCTGCTCTATCCACTGAGCTACTGGGGCGTGACGACCGGGCACCCGTCCCGGCGTCAGGGGACATCTTGGCATGTCCGACGACAAGGGCTGTCGAGACCACGGGAACCGACGGGCCCGGGCGCGCGTCCCATCCCCATGACGACTTCTCCTCACCTGCGCCCGACCCTCGTCACCGCAGGCGTCATCGTGGCGGTGACGGGCGTCTTCGCGGCGGGTGTCCTCACCGGCGCCCGAGGCCCGTCCGCCCGCGACGATGCACCGCCCCCAGCACAGGGTCCCTTCCACCTCGTCGGTCACGGACTCGAGGCAGCCGGTTCGTGCGACGACCTGCTGGAGGCCTACCAGGAGCGGGCGCTCCCTCTCGTGACCGCCTGGGGTTGGGGAGCAGGACGAGACGAGCTGATGGCCGGGGACAGCATCGCCCGGACACAGGCAGGCGCCTCAACGGCCCCCGCTCCCTCAGCTGCGACGTCGAGCGCGACCGGCACCAACGTGCAGGAGGCGGGCGTCGACGAGCCCGACCTCGCCAAGACCGACGGCAGCGCGCTGGTCCGGGTCCAGGACGGCACCCTGGTGGCCCACGACGTCGCCGGCGCCGAGCCCGTCGAGCTCTCGCGACTTCGCCTGCCGGGCCTGCGCGACGCCGAGATCCTGCTGGTCGACGACACCGTCGTCGCGCTCGGGCCCACCCGGGGCGCCCGCGACAGCGCCCACGAAGAAGGCACCCGCGTCGTCACCGTCGACCTCACCGACCCGACGTCACCCGAGATCGGCGCGCAGACCACGTACGACGCCCCGCTCGTCACCGCGCGCCTGCACGGGGACGTGGTCCGTCTCGTGCTGCGCAACGACCTGCCGGAGCTGGACTTCCGCCACGCCAACCAGGTGCTCGGTGAGCGCTTCACCCGCTGGAGCAACCGCAAGCTCGTCCGCGAGACCACCCTGGCCGACTGGCTGCCGCAGGTCGACGGCGAGCAGGCGGTGGACTGCGCCGACGTCGCCGTCCCCGACACCGAGGCAGCGGTCGGGACGACCACGACCGTGGCGTTCACGGCGGACGAGCCGACGAGGCGTACGTCCGTGGCCGTCGCCACGGCGACCGACCTGGCGTACTTCTCGACCGACCGGCTCCACCTGGCCACGCAGCCCTCGTGGAGCTGGAGCCGCGACGACACCTCCAGCAGTGCGGTGCCCTCGGGTGGGTCGGATGGACGCAGCCAGCTCTACGCGTTCGCCCTGGACGCCACCGACACGACCTTCGTGGCGGCGGGCGAGGTCGAGGGCGGTCTCCGGGACCGGTGGTCGATGGACTCGGCCGACGGCCTCCTTCGCCTCGCGGTCGGCCCGACCATCGCGACCGGCAACTTCAACTCCGTGGTGACGTTGGCCGAGGAGGACGGTCACCTCGTCGAGCGCGGTCGCCTCGACAAGCTGGGGGTCGGCGAGGAGATCAAGGCCGTGCGGTGGTTCGACGACCTCGCCCTCGTCGTCACCTTCCGTCAGACCGACCCGCTCTACGCCGTCGACCTCACCGACCCGGGCGACCCGACGCTGCTCGGGGAGCTCAAGATCCCCGGGTTCAGCGAGTACCTCCACCCCATCGGGCCGAACCGGATCCTCGGGATCGGCCAGGACGCCGACCCGCGTTCGGGGGCGACGCGCGGCGCCCAGACGGCCCTCTTCGGTGTCACCGACCTGACCTCTCCGAAGCGGCTCGACACCGTCTCCTACCCCAAGTTCAGCGTGGCGGGGGCCGCGACCGACCCGCGGCAGTTCACCTGGCTGCCCACCGAGAGGGTGGCGCTGACGGTGGTCTCGAAGGGCTGGGAGGGGCGCACCGGCTGGCTCTCGATCATCAGGCCGCGCGACCACCGACTCACCGAGACGCGGCGCGAGGTGGAGTACGGCACCGACGTCGACCGCGTCCGGATCCTCCCCCTGCCGGACTCCCGGGTCGCCCTGGTGACGGGAGACGGCGTCACGTTCGTCGACGTAGATTGAGTGGCATGTGCCGCAACATCCGCCCGCTCAACAACTTCGAGCCGCCGGCCTCCTCCGAGGAGGTGTCCGCCGCTGCGCTGCAGTACGTCCGCAAGGTCGCCGGGACCACGAAGCCGTCCGCCGCCAACCAGGCCGCGTTCGACGCCGCGGTGGCGGAGATCGCCCACACCACGCGTCACCTCCTCGACTCCCTGGTCACCACGGCCCCACCCAAGAGCCGTGAGGTCGAGGCGGCCAAGGCACGCGCCCGCGCCGAGCTCCGCTACGGCCGATGACCGAGCAGCTCGTCACGCACCACGAGGTGGGGCCGGCGTACGCCGCCGCGCTCGACGTGCTCGCCGGCCGGCGGCTGGTGGTGCTCACCGGGGCCGGGCTCTCCACGGACTCCGGCATCCCCGACTACCGCGGCCCGGGCTCGACGGCGCGCATGCCGATGACCTACTCCGAGTTCGTGGGCTCGGCACGAGCACGTCAGCGCTACTGGGCGCGCAGCCACGTCGGGTGGTCGCGCATGCGAGGGGCCCATCCCAACGCCGGCCACCTCGCGCTCGCGCGGATCGACCCCGAGCTCCTGATCACCCAGAACGTCGACGGCCTCCACGAGGCGGCCGGCAGCCAGCGGG includes these proteins:
- a CDS encoding beta-propeller domain-containing protein, which translates into the protein MTTSPHLRPTLVTAGVIVAVTGVFAAGVLTGARGPSARDDAPPPAQGPFHLVGHGLEAAGSCDDLLEAYQERALPLVTAWGWGAGRDELMAGDSIARTQAGASTAPAPSAATSSATGTNVQEAGVDEPDLAKTDGSALVRVQDGTLVAHDVAGAEPVELSRLRLPGLRDAEILLVDDTVVALGPTRGARDSAHEEGTRVVTVDLTDPTSPEIGAQTTYDAPLVTARLHGDVVRLVLRNDLPELDFRHANQVLGERFTRWSNRKLVRETTLADWLPQVDGEQAVDCADVAVPDTEAAVGTTTTVAFTADEPTRRTSVAVATATDLAYFSTDRLHLATQPSWSWSRDDTSSSAVPSGGSDGRSQLYAFALDATDTTFVAAGEVEGGLRDRWSMDSADGLLRLAVGPTIATGNFNSVVTLAEEDGHLVERGRLDKLGVGEEIKAVRWFDDLALVVTFRQTDPLYAVDLTDPGDPTLLGELKIPGFSEYLHPIGPNRILGIGQDADPRSGATRGAQTALFGVTDLTSPKRLDTVSYPKFSVAGAATDPRQFTWLPTERVALTVVSKGWEGRTGWLSIIRPRDHRLTETRREVEYGTDVDRVRILPLPDSRVALVTGDGVTFVDVD
- a CDS encoding DUF2277 domain-containing protein, whose amino-acid sequence is MCRNIRPLNNFEPPASSEEVSAAALQYVRKVAGTTKPSAANQAAFDAAVAEIAHTTRHLLDSLVTTAPPKSREVEAAKARARAELRYGR